The Candidatus Methylomirabilota bacterium genome includes a window with the following:
- a CDS encoding type II toxin-antitoxin system Phd/YefM family antitoxin, which produces MTKRATRVVSALTARTQLGAIMQRARDRQERFIVDRRGEPQVVILSVEDYFRNVVKEPQSLARLQAEAKKRGLDKFPMSAIDREIRRIRKVRQRGV; this is translated from the coding sequence GTGACAAAGCGTGCGACCAGGGTCGTCTCGGCCCTTACTGCGAGAACCCAGCTTGGGGCGATCATGCAACGCGCACGGGACAGGCAAGAGCGGTTCATCGTAGACCGCCGAGGCGAGCCGCAGGTGGTGATCCTCTCGGTGGAGGACTACTTCCGGAATGTAGTGAAAGAGCCACAGAGCCTTGCGCGGCTCCAAGCAGAAGCAAAGAAACGAGGTCTCGACAAATTCCCGATGTCTGCGATCGATCGGGAAATCCGCCGCATCAGAAAGGTCAGGCAGCGTGGCGTCTGA